A window of the Enterobacteriaceae bacterium 4M9 genome harbors these coding sequences:
- a CDS encoding CoA pyrophosphatase — protein MTDNPLTLDNFLSRFLLLRPQPRQLTANQRQAAVLVPVVRRAQPGLLLTQRSARLRKHAGQVAFPGGAMDSSDASLIAAALREAHEEVAIPPECVQVVGILPPVDSVSGFRVTPVVGIIPPDIPYRPCEDEVASVFEMPLQEALRLGRYHPLDVKRFDGERRVWLSWYQQYFVWGMTAGIIRELALQIGYRY, from the coding sequence ATGACTGATAACCCGCTGACGCTCGACAATTTCCTCTCCCGCTTCCTGCTACTGCGCCCGCAGCCGCGCCAGCTTACCGCCAACCAGCGCCAGGCAGCGGTGCTGGTGCCGGTCGTGCGACGAGCCCAGCCGGGACTGTTGCTAACCCAGCGCTCGGCGCGTCTGCGCAAACACGCCGGTCAGGTGGCGTTTCCCGGCGGGGCAATGGACAGCAGCGATGCCTCACTTATTGCCGCCGCGCTGCGCGAGGCCCATGAAGAGGTGGCTATCCCGCCGGAATGTGTGCAGGTGGTGGGTATTCTGCCGCCGGTCGATAGCGTCAGCGGTTTTCGCGTCACTCCCGTTGTGGGCATTATCCCGCCGGATATTCCCTATCGTCCGTGCGAAGATGAAGTGGCGTCGGTGTTTGAAATGCCGCTTCAGGAGGCCCTGCGTCTGGGTCGCTACCACCCGCTGGACGTGAAGCGGTTTGACGGTGAACGGCGAGTCTGGCTGTCCTGGTATCAGCAGTACTTCGTGTGGGGCATGACCGCCGGCATAATTCGTGAGCTGGCTCTGCAAATCGGCTATCGATACTGA
- the sdaA gene encoding L-serine ammonia-lyase has translation MISTFDMFKVGIGPSSSHTVGPMKAGKQFVDDLIEKRLLDSVERVAVDVYGSLSLTGKGHHTDIAIIMGLAGNLPDNVDIDAIPAFIRDVETRGRLLLANGRREVDFPQDNGMRFHSDNLPLHENGMQIHAYVGERDIYSKTYYSIGGGFIVDEEHFGKSALDDVNVPYPFHSAEEMLVHCHDTGLSLSGMVMKNELALHSKEDIAAYFDRVWQTMRACIDRGLNTEGVLPGPLRVPRRAAALRRMLVSTGSLSNDPMNVVDWVNMFALAVNEENAAGGRVVTAPTNGACGIVPAVLAYYDRFIEPVTAEIYTRYFLAAGAIGILYKMNASISGAEVGCQGEVGVACSMAAAGLAELLGASPEQVCVAAEIGMEHNLGLTCDPVAGQVQVPCIERNAIASVKAINAARMALRRTSEPRVSLDKVIETMYETGKDMNAKYRETSRGGLAIKVQCD, from the coding sequence GTGATTAGCACCTTCGACATGTTCAAAGTCGGCATTGGGCCTTCAAGCTCACATACCGTCGGGCCGATGAAAGCCGGTAAGCAGTTTGTCGATGATCTGATTGAAAAAAGGCTGCTGGATAGCGTTGAGCGCGTCGCGGTTGACGTGTATGGCTCACTCTCACTGACCGGTAAAGGCCACCATACGGATATCGCTATTATTATGGGTCTGGCGGGCAACCTGCCGGACAACGTGGATATTGACGCCATCCCGGCGTTTATTCGTGATGTCGAAACCCGTGGTCGCCTGCTGCTGGCAAATGGCCGCCGTGAGGTAGATTTCCCGCAGGATAACGGCATGCGCTTTCACAGCGACAACCTGCCGCTGCACGAAAACGGTATGCAAATTCACGCTTATGTCGGCGAGCGCGATATCTACAGCAAAACGTATTACTCCATCGGCGGCGGCTTTATCGTTGATGAGGAACACTTTGGCAAATCCGCGCTTGATGACGTCAACGTGCCGTATCCGTTCCACAGCGCCGAGGAAATGCTGGTGCACTGCCATGATACCGGGCTGTCGCTTTCCGGCATGGTGATGAAAAACGAACTGGCATTGCACAGCAAAGAGGATATTGCTGCTTATTTTGATCGTGTCTGGCAGACCATGCGCGCCTGTATTGACCGAGGTCTGAACACCGAAGGCGTGCTGCCGGGACCGCTGCGCGTGCCACGTCGTGCCGCCGCGCTGCGCCGCATGCTGGTTTCAACCGGCAGCCTGTCAAACGACCCGATGAACGTGGTTGACTGGGTGAATATGTTTGCGCTGGCGGTGAACGAAGAAAACGCCGCCGGTGGGCGCGTGGTGACGGCACCGACCAACGGTGCATGCGGCATTGTGCCCGCCGTGCTCGCCTATTACGACCGCTTTATCGAGCCAGTAACCGCTGAAATCTACACCCGCTATTTCCTGGCGGCAGGCGCTATTGGCATTTTGTATAAAATGAACGCCTCTATTTCGGGCGCCGAAGTGGGCTGTCAGGGCGAAGTCGGTGTGGCCTGCTCAATGGCAGCCGCAGGCCTTGCTGAGTTGCTGGGCGCAAGCCCCGAGCAGGTGTGCGTTGCCGCTGAGATTGGCATGGAGCATAACCTGGGTCTGACCTGCGATCCGGTTGCAGGCCAGGTGCAGGTGCCCTGTATTGAGCGTAACGCTATTGCCTCCGTGAAGGCCATTAACGCTGCACGCATGGCGCTACGTCGCACCAGCGAGCCACGGGTTTCGCTCGATAAAGTCATTGAGACAATGTACGAAACCGGCAAAGACATGAACGCCAAGTACCGTGAAACCTCGCGCGGTGGCCTGGCTATCAAAGTTCAATGCGACTAA